A DNA window from Thermodesulfobacteriota bacterium contains the following coding sequences:
- a CDS encoding DUF6765 family protein, protein MDIEFHYWMTGLIAHGAGFNLDDARIIAYASQYVDENDLCLEIEDRSTSEKYWNYISQTMNILKPKDTLMRIYPIFHFIPGEPEARSARRRDGKRHILNTTPNNENANEIIDDAFKADEQTRLYRIGIASHSYIDTWAHQNFVGWYDYFNNIGLDVKPDIGHVDAEHHPDWVSHLWVDIRLVEPEVNNLHRFLSAAKELFRKYCDYQESLGNSNNFNKWAGLEKEMIGLQGRTYTGDINYYEQKRSEGYKDKIDWLPDFDEQEWFNESIETEIRGLRDTHDGIMAHFTLFQDKHYWKEGIVKEKTKWFLFQEAVKQHEKFAIKQLSPVFAEMGYNLAKV, encoded by the coding sequence ATGGATATTGAGTTTCATTATTGGATGACCGGGCTTATTGCACACGGGGCAGGATTCAACCTAGATGATGCCAGGATAATCGCATACGCCTCACAGTATGTGGATGAGAATGATCTTTGCCTTGAGATTGAAGACAGATCAACTAGCGAAAAATATTGGAATTATATCAGTCAAACTATGAATATCCTCAAGCCGAAAGACACCCTCATGAGAATATATCCTATTTTTCATTTCATACCCGGGGAACCTGAAGCGCGGTCAGCCAGACGTAGAGACGGGAAAAGGCATATATTAAATACAACGCCTAATAACGAAAATGCAAACGAAATAATTGACGATGCATTCAAGGCAGATGAACAAACAAGACTTTACAGGATAGGCATTGCATCACACAGCTATATTGATACATGGGCACATCAAAACTTTGTTGGCTGGTACGACTACTTTAATAACATCGGTTTAGATGTAAAACCAGATATTGGACACGTTGATGCGGAGCATCACCCTGACTGGGTAAGCCATTTGTGGGTAGACATCAGATTAGTAGAACCGGAAGTTAATAATCTGCACCGTTTTCTTTCCGCTGCAAAAGAGCTTTTCAGAAAATACTGTGATTATCAGGAGAGTTTGGGAAACAGCAACAATTTTAACAAATGGGCTGGCCTTGAAAAAGAGATGATTGGCTTGCAAGGTAGAACCTATACCGGAGATATAAACTATTACGAACAAAAACGCTCTGAAGGATATAAAGATAAGATTGACTGGCTTCCTGATTTTGACGAGCAAGAATGGTTTAATGAATCTATAGAAACTGAGATAAGGGGCTTAAGAGATACTCACGATGGTATTATGGCTCATTTTACATTGTTTCAAGACAAACACTATTGGAAAGAAGGTATCGTTAAAGAAAAAACAAAGTGGTTTCTATTTCAAGAGGCAGTGAAACAACATGAGAAATTTGCTATAAAGCAATTGTCCCCAGTGTTTGCTGAAATGGGTTATAACCTTGCTAAAGTTTAA
- a CDS encoding GAF domain-containing protein, producing MEQKPVRRIYLKDFKTISRAISTYEDFNLLISHFAELISRSFEVKGCSIMLFDEREKELFHVSSYGVSEEYLNKGPLLVDKKYSAFFTGEPIFIENMQNDPRVKYPEWATKEGIVSMLTVPIKCRKAVMGLIRIYHSEPWILHEDDIDSFCVLADHLGLLIENNGLKNFLDRVKIAMESLPTWMLEGLYYNER from the coding sequence ATGGAACAAAAGCCGGTTAGGAGGATTTATCTCAAGGATTTTAAAACAATTAGTCGTGCTATTTCAACATATGAAGATTTTAATCTGCTCATCAGTCATTTTGCTGAGCTTATAAGCCGTTCATTTGAGGTCAAAGGGTGCAGCATTATGCTTTTTGACGAGAGGGAAAAAGAGTTGTTTCACGTGAGCAGCTATGGTGTCAGTGAAGAATATCTGAATAAAGGTCCCCTCCTTGTAGATAAAAAGTACTCTGCCTTTTTTACCGGAGAACCCATTTTTATTGAGAATATGCAAAACGATCCTCGTGTCAAGTATCCAGAGTGGGCAACCAAAGAAGGAATCGTTTCCATGCTGACGGTTCCAATAAAATGTCGAAAAGCAGTAATGGGGTTAATAAGAATCTATCATAGTGAGCCATGGATACTCCATGAAGACGACATTGATTCCTTCTGTGTGCTGGCAGACCATCTGGGATTGCTTATAGAAAACAACGGTCTTAAGAATTTTCTCGACAGAGTGAAAATTGCCATGGAAAGCCTTCCCACATGGATGTTGGAAGGACTTTATTATAATGAAAGGTAG
- a CDS encoding cobalamin-dependent protein (Presence of a B(12) (cobalamin)-binding domain implies dependence on cobalamin itself, in one of its several forms, or in some unusual lineages, dependence on a cobalamin-like analog.) → MKGTIRKIKVVVAMPGLDCHDRGIIYLSHVLKEAGMEVVYLGKFNTPEYIVNTAIEEDADVIALSYLNDHLYMIFFPKVVELLREKGGSDICVIAGGRIIEEDRPELKKLGITGFFGQSTPTRDMVQHIEDRVKKERWKQ, encoded by the coding sequence ATGAAAGGGACCATCAGGAAGATAAAAGTAGTGGTGGCTATGCCTGGATTGGACTGCCACGACAGAGGAATTATATATTTGAGCCATGTACTTAAAGAGGCAGGTATGGAAGTGGTTTATCTGGGAAAGTTCAATACACCTGAATACATAGTAAATACAGCGATCGAAGAGGATGCCGATGTCATTGCCCTGAGTTACTTAAATGATCATCTGTATATGATATTTTTCCCTAAGGTTGTTGAGCTTCTGAGAGAAAAGGGAGGCAGCGATATATGCGTAATTGCCGGCGGAAGGATCATAGAGGAAGATAGACCTGAACTAAAAAAATTGGGGATAACAGGGTTCTTTGGACAGAGTACCCCTACCAGGGATATGGTTCAGCATATAGAAGACAGGGTAAAGAAAGAGAGGTGGAAACAATAA
- a CDS encoding fatty acid--CoA ligase: MLIGDILRRNAKLYPHKTAIVFEGKKHSYGELDDRVKRLAAGLMAKGIGKGDRVGLLEHPCPEYIELYIAIPKIGAVLVPLNCRLAGREMEFIINDAEVKMLIMGGEFIDVIRSIRGNLKTVGTCFAMGDTAPPGMGRYEDMITGFPPEFWEIVIDDDDVAIQMYTSGTTGKPKGAMLSHKNLVSMYMSRIIDFKLDENDVFLSAVPYYHTAAEYALVTLYAGGTLVIHNRFLPGAFLDTLETEKVTFTLGVPSMVNFLLQHIEKNPRDYDFSNLRIFLYGASPMPVTVLRKAMETFKPVFLHSYGLTEASPGVTFLRSEEHILEGPEEKVKRLASCGKEIFNVEARVVNKQGTDVKPGEMGEIIVKGDNVMKGYWKLPEETAETIKNGWLHTGDMATVDEEGYIFIMDRKKDMIISGGENIYPREVEEVLYSHPSVLEAAVIGVPDEDWVEAVKAFVVLKEGENATEQEVIDFCKVNMASYKKPKFIEFLDALPRTAAGKVLKRELREK, from the coding sequence ATGCTTATAGGAGACATTTTAAGAAGAAACGCTAAACTCTATCCGCATAAGACCGCTATTGTTTTTGAAGGTAAGAAGCACAGTTATGGCGAGTTGGACGATAGGGTAAAAAGGTTAGCAGCCGGACTCATGGCAAAGGGAATCGGAAAAGGGGATAGAGTGGGACTATTAGAACATCCATGCCCCGAATATATCGAGCTTTATATTGCTATTCCAAAGATAGGGGCAGTTCTCGTACCGCTGAACTGCAGGTTAGCAGGGCGGGAGATGGAGTTTATAATAAATGATGCAGAAGTAAAGATGCTGATAATGGGTGGGGAGTTTATAGATGTTATACGTTCGATCCGAGGTAATTTGAAGACTGTGGGCACTTGCTTCGCTATGGGGGACACAGCCCCCCCGGGTATGGGGCGCTATGAGGACATGATAACTGGATTTCCCCCTGAATTTTGGGAAATAGTGATAGACGACGATGATGTAGCTATTCAGATGTATACAAGCGGCACTACAGGGAAACCAAAAGGGGCTATGCTCAGTCATAAGAATCTGGTTTCAATGTACATGTCAAGAATTATCGACTTCAAGTTAGACGAAAACGACGTATTTTTAAGTGCCGTTCCCTACTATCATACAGCTGCCGAGTATGCTCTTGTTACACTTTACGCAGGGGGCACTTTGGTTATTCATAACAGGTTCCTACCGGGAGCTTTCTTAGATACCCTTGAGACTGAGAAGGTTACCTTTACTCTCGGTGTCCCCTCCATGGTTAACTTTTTACTCCAGCACATTGAAAAAAATCCAAGAGATTATGACTTCAGCAATCTAAGGATATTTCTCTACGGGGCATCTCCAATGCCGGTAACAGTTTTAAGGAAAGCCATGGAGACATTTAAACCTGTCTTTCTCCATTCATATGGTCTTACAGAAGCAAGCCCCGGAGTGACATTTCTGAGATCAGAGGAACACATACTGGAAGGCCCTGAGGAGAAGGTAAAGAGGCTCGCATCGTGCGGCAAGGAGATATTCAATGTGGAGGCGAGGGTGGTCAATAAGCAGGGGACAGATGTAAAACCCGGTGAAATGGGCGAGATTATTGTCAAGGGCGATAACGTAATGAAGGGTTATTGGAAGTTGCCGGAAGAGACAGCAGAGACTATCAAGAACGGCTGGCTTCATACTGGAGATATGGCCACCGTAGATGAAGAGGGCTATATATTTATCATGGACAGAAAGAAGGACATGATAATAAGTGGTGGCGAGAACATATATCCACGAGAGGTTGAGGAGGTTCTCTATTCTCATCCATCTGTCCTCGAGGCAGCGGTGATCGGGGTTCCTGACGAGGATTGGGTTGAAGCAGTCAAGGCATTTGTCGTTCTTAAGGAAGGAGAGAACGCTACGGAACAAGAGGTTATTGATTTCTGCAAGGTAAACATGGCAAGTTACAAGAAGCCCAAATTTATTGAGTTTCTAGATGCCTTGCCTAGAACTGCCGCTGGTAAGGTCTTGAAGAGGGAACTGAGAGAGAAATAA
- the glgP gene encoding alpha-glucan family phosphorylase — MKIKTVYAIPKLPENLEKLRKLAMNYWFCWNWEAVYLFMRLGFIPQLGHRGNFWEDSYQNPILMLGRLPQDILYQVSKDESFLANLEDVYEKFSDYLRARTWFKEKHDKNENFLAAYFSSEYGIDEGLTIYSGGLGILSGDHLKAASDLGIPLVAVGILYQEGYFKQYLNLDGWQQECYPKNDWYNMPVILERDKSGKPILISIDYENTPVKAQIWRVEVGRVNLYLLDTNIPENSPDHRMITSQLYSGDRDIRIRQEMLLGIGGVRALEALGLNPTVYHMNEGHSAFLAMERIRSLMVKYNLRFFEAGEIVWASNVFSTHTPVPAGNEHFDPNLVKKYFNKFASDLGLSWNRFLSLGQEEPGKSPTFCMTVLALNLAAFCNGVSKLHGEISRNMWKKLWHTLPAKEIPITSITNGVHPRSWISHDLGDLFDRYLGPQFVEKPQDFGIWEGVDRIPDVELWRTHQIRKERLVFLARNLLKKQLVNRGASLTEAKIAQEALNPSTLTIGFARRFVAYKRSNLLFKNPDRLIKILTNPEMPVQIIYSGKAHPQDNDGKELIKSIIHFTQDHNLRNHIVFLEDYDINVGRYLVQGVDIWLNTPRRPLEASGTSGMKAAMNGAINLSVLDGWWCEGYQQDTGWAIGSGETYANPEEQDCIESESLYNLLEKEIIPLYYERDRVGLPREWIEKMKNSIKKIGAAFNTHRMLIEYTEKFYLPAGRAGENLLEDSALNAKNMAKWRKKLKERWPQIFLNTDKIVLEEEIYAGNKYPIRTRAHLGELTPDDVTVQIYYGLLDTSDQITDGQTVDMKPVEHTGGEYLYQTEISFPASGRYGFTARALPKHPGLVHPFTPLYITWE; from the coding sequence ATGAAAATAAAGACAGTCTATGCTATTCCAAAATTACCTGAGAACCTTGAAAAACTCCGCAAACTTGCTATGAATTACTGGTTCTGCTGGAATTGGGAAGCAGTTTATTTATTCATGAGACTTGGGTTTATTCCTCAACTTGGACATCGGGGAAACTTCTGGGAGGATTCCTATCAAAATCCCATCCTGATGTTGGGGCGTCTTCCTCAGGATATTCTATACCAGGTAAGCAAAGATGAAAGTTTTTTGGCGAACCTTGAGGATGTTTACGAAAAATTTTCTGACTATCTGAGAGCACGAACCTGGTTTAAAGAAAAACACGATAAAAACGAGAACTTCCTGGCCGCTTATTTCTCCAGTGAATATGGTATTGACGAGGGGCTGACCATTTATTCCGGGGGTCTTGGAATCCTGTCCGGGGACCACCTAAAGGCAGCGAGTGACCTTGGTATCCCCCTGGTGGCTGTGGGTATTCTTTATCAGGAAGGGTATTTTAAACAATATCTCAATCTGGATGGTTGGCAGCAGGAATGTTACCCAAAAAATGATTGGTACAATATGCCTGTAATCCTTGAAAGAGACAAAAGCGGGAAGCCAATATTGATCAGTATAGATTATGAAAATACCCCTGTTAAGGCTCAAATCTGGAGGGTAGAAGTTGGGAGGGTTAATCTGTATCTTCTTGACACCAATATTCCTGAAAATTCTCCTGATCATCGTATGATTACAAGCCAGTTATACAGTGGAGACAGAGATATCAGGATAAGACAGGAGATGCTCCTGGGAATAGGAGGGGTCAGGGCACTGGAAGCCCTTGGCCTTAATCCTACTGTTTATCATATGAATGAAGGACACTCAGCTTTTTTAGCCATGGAACGAATTCGCAGCCTTATGGTAAAATATAATCTTAGATTTTTTGAAGCTGGAGAGATTGTCTGGGCATCCAATGTATTTTCTACACATACTCCGGTCCCAGCAGGTAACGAGCATTTTGATCCAAATTTAGTGAAAAAGTATTTTAATAAATTTGCATCTGATCTTGGGTTAAGCTGGAATAGATTTTTATCCCTTGGTCAGGAGGAACCTGGTAAGTCCCCAACGTTTTGCATGACAGTACTTGCTCTTAATCTTGCTGCCTTTTGTAATGGTGTAAGCAAACTACATGGTGAAATCTCAAGAAACATGTGGAAAAAGTTATGGCATACACTTCCTGCAAAAGAAATCCCGATTACCTCCATAACAAATGGCGTCCATCCCAGATCATGGATAAGCCATGATCTGGGAGACCTTTTTGACCGCTATCTAGGCCCACAATTTGTTGAGAAACCTCAAGATTTCGGAATCTGGGAAGGGGTTGACCGAATTCCTGATGTAGAACTATGGAGAACCCACCAGATAAGAAAAGAGAGACTTGTTTTCCTTGCAAGAAACCTCCTTAAAAAACAACTTGTAAACCGTGGTGCAAGTCTTACAGAAGCAAAAATTGCTCAGGAAGCCTTAAATCCTAGTACACTAACTATTGGATTTGCCCGTAGATTTGTCGCTTATAAAAGGTCTAATCTTCTCTTTAAAAACCCCGATCGATTAATTAAGATTTTGACCAACCCTGAAATGCCTGTACAAATAATCTACTCTGGAAAAGCCCATCCGCAGGATAATGATGGTAAAGAGTTAATAAAATCTATTATTCATTTTACACAGGATCATAATTTAAGGAACCATATAGTTTTTCTGGAAGATTACGATATAAATGTGGGTCGCTACCTGGTGCAGGGAGTAGATATATGGCTTAATACTCCAAGAAGGCCCCTTGAGGCATCTGGAACAAGTGGAATGAAAGCAGCAATGAATGGTGCAATAAATCTAAGCGTCCTTGATGGCTGGTGGTGTGAAGGTTATCAACAGGATACTGGATGGGCAATCGGGAGTGGAGAGACTTATGCAAACCCTGAGGAACAGGACTGCATTGAAAGTGAATCCCTTTATAATCTTTTAGAAAAGGAGATAATACCTCTTTATTATGAAAGAGACAGAGTGGGTTTGCCCAGAGAGTGGATAGAGAAAATGAAAAATTCAATAAAAAAAATAGGTGCGGCATTTAATACCCACAGGATGTTAATCGAATATACAGAGAAGTTTTATCTACCTGCAGGTAGAGCAGGAGAGAATCTTCTGGAAGATTCTGCATTAAACGCTAAAAATATGGCAAAATGGCGGAAAAAGCTTAAAGAAAGATGGCCTCAAATATTCTTAAATACAGATAAGATAGTCTTAGAGGAAGAGATATACGCTGGGAATAAATACCCTATAAGGACTAGGGCTCATTTGGGCGAACTTACCCCGGATGATGTAACTGTCCAGATTTATTATGGATTGTTGGATACCAGTGATCAGATTACAGATGGACAAACAGTTGACATGAAACCTGTTGAGCATACTGGGGGGGAATATCTATATCAAACAGAAATCTCCTTTCCTGCAAGTGGAAGATATGGTTTTACAGCAAGGGCGCTTCCAAAACATCCTGGTCTTGTCCATCCGTTTACCCCTCTTTATATAACATGGGAATAG
- a CDS encoding protein kinase, with product MKGRLFTDTTEFFNIDKGDEILVDSKRYIVTGHERESRFGMEEPKFWVKRAIDADTGEKRIIKLSFSERFEKSLGGVRIECFRNPEKEGEVLRLAKDHPHFMQGKVYRDIKGNNVRVLNIVQGTNFFLHLNSIDMDHETYFHKVFPGILRQLIKAFDAIRFLHNHGLNHGDIRNDHIIIERETGNYVWIDFDYDYETEENPYSMDIFGMGNVLLYAIGKGFHNADMIQNDTLTYKGLAGRAEPEDFSILYRSRFMNLRKLYPYLPRMLNNTLMHFSRGTDVYYESTDEIIEDLNRSLYSISE from the coding sequence ATGAAAGGTAGGCTCTTCACTGACACCACTGAATTCTTCAATATAGATAAAGGCGATGAGATTCTGGTTGACAGTAAACGGTATATCGTAACAGGCCATGAGCGGGAAAGTCGGTTCGGCATGGAGGAACCCAAATTCTGGGTCAAACGGGCTATTGATGCAGACACAGGAGAAAAAAGGATCATAAAGTTGTCCTTTTCTGAGAGATTCGAAAAAAGCTTAGGTGGTGTAAGAATTGAATGCTTCAGGAATCCTGAAAAAGAGGGAGAGGTTTTAAGACTTGCAAAAGATCACCCACATTTTATGCAGGGAAAGGTTTACAGGGATATCAAGGGCAATAATGTTCGCGTATTAAATATAGTACAAGGAACAAATTTTTTTTTGCACCTTAATTCCATCGATATGGACCATGAGACCTATTTCCACAAGGTATTCCCAGGAATTTTAAGGCAGCTAATAAAAGCGTTTGATGCTATTCGTTTTCTCCATAACCACGGGTTAAATCATGGAGATATAAGAAATGATCATATTATTATAGAGCGGGAAACTGGTAATTATGTGTGGATAGACTTCGATTACGACTACGAAACGGAGGAAAACCCATATAGCATGGACATTTTTGGCATGGGAAACGTTTTGCTTTATGCAATTGGGAAGGGATTTCACAACGCTGATATGATACAGAATGATACACTTACATATAAAGGTTTGGCAGGACGGGCCGAACCGGAAGATTTTTCCATATTGTATAGATCCAGGTTTATGAACTTACGGAAACTTTATCCATACCTTCCCAGAATGCTTAATAACACCCTGATGCATTTCTCAAGAGGTACAGACGTATATTACGAGTCCACAGATGAAATAATAGAGGATTTAAACAGAAGCCTTTACTCCATCTCTGAATAA
- a CDS encoding methylmalonyl-CoA mutase family protein: MGSKEKIKSSRRFDGCPVTETSAGIPLKEVYCPQDLEETDYQNEIANPGEYPFTRGIWNNMYRGKLWTRRVFTGLGSTADTNARYKYLLGKGASGLYCFGDTITHQGIDPDHPLAQGYAGVSGVSIVCLQDMYDLFDGISLEDVSVSFNNPCMAATVVYSAFVAYAEDMGYDLKKISGSILNEPIHLVYSMFETNAKPLDLAAKLATDVIEYSIKNTPRWHPIAPNAYDMHEKGANAIQEMAFTIAIMEEYIQRMIKRGYDIDEFAPRVNVFGCACDIDFFEEICKFRAARRVWAKLMKEKYGAKKPESCRLYLSVHTSGNSLTVQQPVNNVARVTLESLACVLGGLQSFDPAGYDEGYYILTEHSALTSLNIHNILAYESRVASVADPLAGSYFIESLTNRMEEEMFKVINKINDMGGAIKATESGWIGSEMDRELIKEQKEIEEKKRIIVGMNEFIVSKEEEVPIEVGRDRPLEEQMATSKKREDEIRKLRETRDKRKTKNALENLREGASKGEGHNLVPLMMESLRAKATLGEILGVIREANGASYDPYKVLQYSL, translated from the coding sequence ATGGGTAGTAAAGAAAAAATCAAATCAAGCAGGCGCTTTGACGGCTGTCCGGTTACAGAAACCTCGGCCGGCATCCCCCTAAAAGAGGTCTATTGCCCTCAGGATTTAGAGGAAACCGATTATCAGAATGAGATTGCAAACCCTGGGGAATATCCATTCACCAGGGGTATCTGGAACAACATGTATCGTGGAAAATTATGGACGAGAAGGGTATTTACAGGTCTGGGTTCTACAGCGGACACTAATGCGAGATACAAGTACTTATTGGGAAAGGGTGCCTCGGGTCTTTACTGTTTTGGGGATACCATAACCCATCAGGGGATTGATCCGGACCATCCGCTGGCTCAGGGATATGCAGGGGTCAGTGGGGTTTCCATAGTTTGTTTGCAGGATATGTATGACCTCTTCGACGGGATATCACTGGAAGATGTGAGTGTCTCTTTCAACAACCCCTGTATGGCAGCCACAGTGGTATATTCTGCCTTTGTTGCGTATGCGGAGGACATGGGATACGATCTGAAAAAGATCAGCGGTTCCATCCTGAATGAACCGATTCATCTGGTTTATAGTATGTTTGAGACCAATGCCAAGCCATTGGACCTTGCAGCAAAACTGGCAACTGATGTGATAGAGTATTCTATAAAAAATACCCCCAGATGGCACCCCATAGCCCCCAATGCTTACGATATGCATGAAAAAGGAGCCAATGCAATTCAGGAAATGGCATTTACTATTGCAATCATGGAAGAATACATACAGAGGATGATAAAGAGGGGGTATGATATAGATGAGTTTGCCCCCAGGGTAAATGTATTCGGATGCGCCTGTGATATAGATTTTTTTGAGGAGATATGCAAATTCAGGGCTGCCAGAAGGGTGTGGGCCAAATTGATGAAAGAAAAATACGGTGCAAAGAAACCCGAATCCTGCAGGCTATACCTGTCAGTACACACATCAGGTAATTCTCTGACGGTACAGCAACCAGTGAACAATGTAGCAAGGGTTACACTGGAATCACTGGCATGTGTCCTGGGTGGTCTTCAATCCTTTGATCCGGCAGGATACGATGAAGGCTATTATATCCTCACCGAGCATTCGGCTTTAACATCCCTGAATATCCACAACATACTTGCGTATGAATCAAGGGTTGCAAGTGTAGCCGACCCATTGGCTGGTTCCTATTTCATTGAGTCCCTCACAAACAGGATGGAAGAGGAGATGTTTAAGGTCATAAATAAGATAAATGATATGGGTGGTGCTATTAAGGCTACAGAGTCAGGGTGGATCGGTTCAGAGATGGACAGGGAACTCATCAAAGAGCAGAAAGAGATAGAAGAAAAGAAGAGGATTATAGTAGGAATGAACGAGTTTATCGTTTCAAAGGAAGAGGAAGTGCCGATAGAGGTTGGTAGAGACAGACCTCTAGAAGAGCAAATGGCAACCTCTAAGAAAAGGGAAGATGAAATCAGGAAGCTCAGGGAGACAAGAGATAAAAGGAAAACTAAAAATGCATTGGAAAACTTGAGAGAAGGCGCCAGTAAGGGTGAGGGACACAATCTGGTACCGTTAATGATGGAATCATTAAGGGCAAAAGCAACCCTGGGGGAGATATTGGGTGTGATCCGTGAAGCGAATGGTGCGAGTTACGACCCTTATAAGGTTTTGCAGTATTCTCTTTAA
- a CDS encoding universal stress protein yields the protein MNNTILVAINDSMSSRAVLDYLAGLALCHDNLEVTLLHIYRKPPSGEELMGKEFMDQIPSRLLAVLQKAKDKLVENGFDPEKVTTKLITESYPTVTDGIIDQFKKGDFQMVVIGRKRMSKAEEFVLGDVSIKLVRALEGAAVLVVKSP from the coding sequence TTGAATAATACCATCCTTGTTGCAATAAACGATTCAATGAGCTCCAGGGCAGTATTGGATTACCTTGCCGGCTTGGCACTCTGCCACGATAACCTTGAGGTTACCTTGCTTCATATCTATAGAAAACCACCATCCGGTGAAGAACTCATGGGCAAAGAGTTTATGGATCAAATACCGTCAAGGTTATTAGCTGTTTTACAAAAGGCAAAGGATAAACTTGTGGAAAATGGGTTCGATCCTGAGAAGGTCACGACAAAATTGATCACCGAATCTTATCCTACTGTAACCGATGGAATTATTGACCAGTTTAAGAAAGGGGATTTCCAGATGGTGGTGATTGGCCGCAAGAGGATGTCTAAAGCTGAAGAGTTTGTATTGGGAGATGTAAGTATCAAGCTGGTAAGGGCGCTTGAAGGGGCTGCTGTTTTGGTTGTCAAATCCCCTTAG
- the sat gene encoding sulfate adenylyltransferase, producing the protein MIKPFGSDKLNPLYVADDTKRKALIKEAESLPLVVMSSAAAGNAVMLGSGYFNPLTGYMNVADAVSVAEKMQTTSGLFWPTPILNILKDASAIKGAKRIALRDPNVEGNPVLAIQEVEAIEEISADKMKLMTEKVFRTTDMEHPGVAAFNSVGNIAVSGPIQVLSYSYFEKEFPETFRTAVQLRDVIAKRGWKEVVAFQTRNPMHLAHEELVKMAMKEYNADGAIIHMLLGKLKAGDIPADVRDAAIRKMVELYFEPNSVEIAGYGFDMLYAGPREALLHAIFRQNMGATVLIVGRDHAGVGDYYGGFDAQTIFDDVPKGALAIKIFKGDHTVWCKKCNKVVMMRDCPHGKDDYIMLSGTKVRAMLAAGEDLPREFSRPEVARILMAYYKSEAGQA; encoded by the coding sequence ATGATTAAACCGTTTGGATCTGACAAACTTAATCCGTTGTATGTAGCTGATGATACAAAACGAAAAGCACTAATTAAAGAGGCTGAAAGCCTGCCCTTGGTGGTAATGTCTTCCGCGGCAGCGGGAAATGCTGTCATGTTAGGTTCTGGTTACTTCAACCCGCTTACAGGGTATATGAACGTAGCCGATGCTGTAAGTGTGGCTGAGAAAATGCAAACAACTTCTGGCTTATTTTGGCCCACACCTATTTTGAATATACTCAAGGATGCCTCTGCCATTAAAGGCGCCAAACGCATTGCACTTCGCGACCCCAATGTTGAAGGGAACCCGGTGTTGGCAATCCAGGAGGTTGAAGCAATCGAAGAGATAAGCGCAGATAAAATGAAATTAATGACAGAGAAGGTTTTCCGCACCACAGATATGGAGCATCCAGGGGTTGCAGCCTTCAATTCAGTGGGCAACATCGCGGTCTCTGGTCCTATTCAGGTATTAAGCTATTCCTATTTTGAAAAAGAATTCCCCGAAACCTTTCGTACCGCTGTACAGCTTCGGGATGTAATCGCAAAAAGGGGCTGGAAAGAGGTGGTTGCCTTCCAGACCCGTAACCCAATGCACCTGGCACATGAAGAGCTGGTTAAAATGGCTATGAAAGAGTACAATGCAGATGGTGCTATTATTCATATGCTGTTGGGTAAACTGAAGGCAGGTGATATCCCCGCCGATGTTCGCGATGCAGCTATACGCAAAATGGTGGAGCTCTACTTCGAACCCAATTCAGTTGAAATAGCGGGTTATGGTTTTGATATGTTATATGCAGGCCCTCGTGAAGCTCTATTGCATGCCATTTTCCGTCAGAATATGGGTGCTACTGTCCTGATCGTTGGCCGCGACCACGCTGGAGTGGGCGATTATTATGGTGGTTTTGATGCGCAGACTATCTTTGATGATGTTCCTAAGGGAGCTCTGGCCATTAAGATTTTCAAGGGTGATCACACTGTATGGTGCAAGAAGTGTAATAAGGTAGTCATGATGCGTGACTGTCCTCACGGTAAGGACGATTACATAATGCTTTCCGGTACAAAAGTTCGTGCTATGCTTGCCGCTGGTGAAGACTTACCACGCGAGTTTTCCCGTCCGGAAGTAGCCAGGATACTCATGGCTTATTACAAGAGTGAAGCTGGACAAGCGTAA